Proteins co-encoded in one Campylobacter concisus genomic window:
- the topA gene encoding type I DNA topoisomerase encodes MKSLIIVESPAKAKTIKNFLDKSYNVIASKGHIRDLPKTSFGIKIEDDKFTPEYRISSDHSAIVKEIKELAKAADEIYLATDEDREGEAIAFHIANAIGKEPTSLPRIVFHEITKSAIQNALKSPRHVDMNSVNAQQTRRLLDRIVGYKLSPLLNLKIQKGLSAGRVQSAALKIIVDREREIQAFKPVEYYTIDTVFKKDLDAELVKFENQKIEKLTIQNPDRAKYIIENLQNEKFSVREIESKDRKIQPSPPFMTSTLQQSASNRLGFSPKKTMMIAQSLYEGVQTNEGFMGAITYMRTDSLNLAKEAVAAAREHILQNYGKEYLPAKAISYTTSSKGAQEAHEAIRPTNLNFTPQIAAKFLEKDALKLYTLIYNRFLACQMSACVSQTQNVYVASEKGEFKISGRKVLFDGFYKVYGELDKDKILPNLKKGDEMSLQSIKSTQNFTEPPARYSEAGLVKKLESLGIGRPSTYAPTITLLTSRDYVRVEKKQLIPNEIAFSMIGVLEEHFSNIVDSEFTSHLEEKLDEIALDKADWQKVLSDFYYPFMGKISAGKTGIKSLKTATPIGEKCPECGSELVLRKGRYGEFIACSNFPKCKYSRNVAKDNEKSAGTGTATAAKPKRDLKKLDVPCPKCGGEIVERFSRRGKFYGCANYPKCDFVSNYEPVEQKCNECGGDMIKKELKKGTFIECTKCKKKTLISEN; translated from the coding sequence ATGAAAAGCTTAATCATCGTGGAATCTCCCGCAAAAGCAAAGACTATCAAAAACTTCCTAGACAAAAGCTACAACGTCATCGCCTCAAAAGGTCACATCAGAGACCTGCCAAAAACAAGCTTTGGCATCAAGATAGAGGATGATAAATTTACCCCAGAGTACCGCATCAGCAGTGATCACTCCGCTATTGTAAAAGAGATAAAAGAACTCGCCAAAGCTGCAGATGAAATTTATCTCGCGACCGATGAGGATAGAGAGGGTGAGGCGATCGCGTTTCATATCGCAAATGCTATCGGCAAAGAGCCAACCAGTCTGCCTCGCATTGTCTTTCACGAGATCACCAAAAGCGCCATACAAAACGCTCTAAAAAGCCCAAGACACGTCGATATGAACAGCGTCAATGCCCAGCAAACAAGGCGCTTACTTGACCGTATCGTTGGCTACAAGCTAAGCCCGCTTTTAAATTTAAAGATACAAAAAGGCTTAAGCGCTGGACGTGTGCAAAGTGCGGCGCTAAAAATAATAGTAGATCGCGAGCGTGAAATTCAGGCATTTAAGCCAGTTGAATACTACACTATCGACACCGTTTTTAAAAAAGATCTAGACGCTGAGCTAGTTAAATTTGAAAACCAAAAGATCGAGAAGCTAACCATCCAAAATCCAGACCGCGCAAAATATATCATTGAAAATTTACAAAATGAGAAATTTAGCGTCCGTGAGATCGAGAGCAAGGATAGAAAGATCCAGCCAAGCCCGCCATTTATGACCTCAACGCTTCAGCAAAGTGCGAGCAACCGCCTTGGCTTTAGCCCTAAAAAGACGATGATGATCGCACAAAGCCTCTATGAGGGCGTGCAAACAAACGAAGGCTTCATGGGTGCGATCACCTACATGAGAACGGATAGCTTAAATTTAGCCAAAGAGGCCGTCGCAGCCGCTAGAGAGCATATCCTTCAAAACTACGGCAAAGAGTATCTGCCAGCCAAAGCGATAAGCTACACGACAAGCTCAAAAGGCGCGCAAGAAGCCCACGAGGCGATCCGCCCTACAAATTTAAACTTCACACCACAAATAGCGGCTAAATTTTTAGAAAAAGACGCGCTCAAACTCTACACACTCATCTACAATAGATTTTTAGCCTGCCAAATGAGCGCATGTGTGAGCCAAACGCAAAACGTCTATGTTGCAAGCGAAAAAGGCGAGTTTAAGATAAGCGGTAGAAAAGTGCTATTTGACGGCTTTTATAAGGTTTATGGCGAACTTGATAAAGATAAAATTTTGCCAAATTTAAAAAAAGGCGACGAGATGAGCTTGCAAAGCATAAAAAGCACGCAAAATTTCACCGAGCCACCAGCCAGGTACTCAGAAGCTGGACTTGTTAAAAAGTTAGAGAGTCTAGGCATCGGCCGCCCAAGTACCTACGCACCGACTATCACACTGCTAACTTCAAGAGACTACGTGAGGGTCGAGAAAAAGCAGCTCATACCAAACGAGATCGCATTTAGCATGATAGGCGTTTTGGAGGAGCACTTTAGCAACATTGTCGATAGTGAATTTACTTCACATCTTGAAGAAAAGCTCGATGAGATCGCACTTGACAAGGCTGATTGGCAAAAGGTGCTAAGCGACTTTTACTATCCATTTATGGGAAAAATTAGCGCTGGCAAAACTGGTATAAAAAGTCTAAAAACAGCCACTCCGATCGGCGAGAAGTGCCCAGAGTGCGGAAGCGAGCTAGTGCTTAGAAAAGGCAGATACGGTGAATTTATAGCTTGCTCAAATTTCCCAAAATGTAAATACTCAAGAAACGTCGCAAAAGATAATGAAAAGAGCGCAGGAACTGGCACTGCAACGGCAGCTAAGCCGAAACGCGATCTTAAAAAGCTTGACGTGCCATGTCCAAAATGTGGCGGCGAGATCGTCGAGAGATTTAGCAGGCGCGGTAAATTTTATGGATGTGCCAACTATCCAAAATGCGACTTCGTCTCAAACTACGAGCCAGTTGAGCAAAAATGCAACGAATGTGGCGGCGATATGATCAAAAAAGAGCTTAAAAAAGGCACATTTATAGAGTGCACAAAATGTAAGAAAAAGACGCTTATTTCTGAAAACTAA
- a CDS encoding biotin synthase: MKTIMLCAICSVTQGNCAEDCAYCTQSAKAGADITKFKEKSVQQVVDEAKMAYKNHALGFCLVTSGARLNDKKTDYIVSLAKVVHKEVPNLMLIACNGMATYEQLSELKKAGVFSYNHNLETSREFFPKICKTHTWDERYQTNLDAKRAGLMLCTGGIYGVGESEADRVSLRASLKELEPFSSPINFFIKNEALSLDLPPLSADKALKIVRDTKSALPETRVMIAGGREKILGDRQYEIFENGADAIVIGDYLTAKGEKASKDIEELTKRGFSFASICH; the protein is encoded by the coding sequence ATGAAAACAATTATGCTCTGTGCGATATGCTCAGTCACTCAAGGAAACTGCGCCGAGGACTGCGCTTATTGCACGCAAAGTGCCAAAGCTGGCGCTGATATCACGAAATTTAAAGAAAAAAGCGTGCAGCAGGTGGTGGACGAAGCCAAAATGGCTTATAAAAACCACGCTCTTGGCTTTTGTTTAGTCACAAGTGGTGCTAGGCTGAATGACAAAAAGACCGACTACATCGTCTCTTTAGCAAAGGTAGTGCATAAAGAAGTACCAAATTTGATGCTCATCGCATGTAACGGTATGGCAACTTACGAGCAGCTTAGCGAGCTTAAAAAGGCTGGCGTTTTTAGTTACAACCACAACCTTGAAACAAGCCGAGAATTTTTCCCAAAAATTTGTAAAACTCACACTTGGGACGAGAGATATCAGACAAATTTAGATGCAAAAAGAGCTGGGCTCATGCTTTGTACTGGTGGTATTTACGGCGTTGGCGAGAGCGAGGCTGATAGGGTGAGCCTTAGAGCTAGTTTAAAAGAGCTTGAGCCATTTTCGTCACCGATAAATTTTTTCATTAAAAATGAAGCTCTAAGTCTAGATCTGCCTCCTCTTAGTGCGGATAAGGCCCTAAAAATAGTGCGCGACACCAAAAGTGCCCTACCAGAAACTAGAGTCATGATAGCTGGCGGCAGAGAGAAAATTTTAGGCGATAGACAATACGAGATCTTTGAAAATGGCGCCGATGCGATCGTCATTGGCGACTATCTCACCGCAAAAGGCGAGAAAGCTAGCAAGGATATCGAGGAGCTTACAAAGCGCGGTTTTAGCTTCGCTAGTATCTGTCACTAA
- the crcB gene encoding fluoride efflux transporter CrcB, with product MLVNLLFAGLGGFIGAGCRFLAGELLKFSHFPLATLGVNVLGSFIIGVLFCLNLSQSARVFLVVGILGGFTTFSSFSLDSVKFLLEGELVKGFLNIFLNLVFCLLASYFGILLGKSL from the coding sequence ATGCTTGTAAATTTACTTTTCGCAGGGCTTGGAGGCTTTATCGGAGCTGGATGCAGGTTCTTAGCTGGTGAGCTGCTAAAATTTAGCCACTTTCCGCTAGCTACGCTTGGCGTAAATGTGCTTGGCAGCTTCATTATCGGCGTATTATTTTGTCTAAATTTAAGCCAAAGCGCAAGAGTATTTTTGGTCGTTGGCATACTTGGCGGCTTTACCACATTTTCAAGCTTTAGCCTTGATAGCGTGAAATTTTTACTAGAAGGCGAGCTGGTAAAAGGCTTTTTAAATATCTTTTTAAACCTTGTTTTTTGCCTACTTGCAAGCTATTTTGGCATTTTGCTTGGCAAGAGTTTATGA
- a CDS encoding cation:proton antiporter, with protein MQLHQASELSILVVLAFIVFASPYISKILRIPVAPAEIILGALASYIGLVGENEMFKLISEVGFFFLMFLAGMEIDLRMLINIDRKILRLGLIYLALIYSLATALTFSFDLSLLYIIIIPIMAVGMIFTLFKEYGRDVKWLNLSMLIATIGELISITLLTFIAAYLQFGASINLWLTIGYLILFLAISVLSFKILDVLFWWYPGLKVILMPHYDKDEKDIRLSIAVFFSMIALMLYLNLEVAFGAFIAGMFIATFFDHKKDLPHKLSSFGFGFLVPIFFIHIGSTFKLSSLSSNEVIKDAIFIFCAMLTTRLFSSVLFVGKLGFKGIFLFSLSQSMPLTLLVAVATIAHRSGEISDYSYSSFILASLAQAIIGTIIIKFLMQSRSKE; from the coding sequence TTGCAGTTACATCAAGCTAGCGAGCTTAGTATTCTTGTCGTTTTGGCATTTATCGTCTTTGCTTCGCCTTATATTTCTAAAATTTTACGCATTCCTGTCGCTCCTGCTGAGATAATACTTGGAGCACTGGCTAGCTACATCGGGCTTGTCGGCGAGAATGAGATGTTTAAGCTAATTAGCGAAGTTGGCTTTTTCTTTTTGATGTTTCTAGCTGGCATGGAGATCGATCTTAGAATGCTTATAAACATTGACCGCAAAATTTTACGTCTGGGGCTTATCTATCTTGCCCTCATCTACTCGCTAGCAACTGCACTTACGTTTAGTTTTGATCTTAGTTTGCTCTATATTATCATTATCCCAATAATGGCCGTTGGTATGATATTTACGCTATTTAAAGAGTATGGCAGAGATGTGAAATGGCTAAATTTAAGCATGCTTATTGCAACTATTGGTGAGCTTATAAGCATTACGCTTTTGACATTTATAGCAGCCTATTTGCAGTTTGGAGCTAGTATAAATTTATGGCTAACGATTGGCTATTTGATCTTATTTTTAGCTATCAGTGTGCTTAGCTTTAAAATTTTAGATGTGCTTTTTTGGTGGTATCCTGGGCTTAAAGTGATCCTTATGCCACACTACGATAAGGATGAAAAAGATATTAGGCTAAGCATTGCGGTATTTTTTTCGATGATTGCACTCATGCTTTATTTGAATTTAGAAGTTGCCTTTGGCGCGTTTATCGCAGGTATGTTTATAGCTACATTTTTTGATCATAAAAAAGACTTGCCACACAAGCTTTCAAGCTTTGGATTTGGATTTTTGGTACCGATATTTTTTATACACATAGGCTCAACCTTTAAACTCTCAAGCCTAAGCTCAAATGAAGTGATAAAAGATGCTATTTTTATATTTTGTGCGATGCTTACCACAAGGCTTTTTTCAAGTGTGTTATTTGTAGGAAAATTAGGATTTAAGGGGATATTTTTGTTTTCTCTCTCACAATCCATGCCGCTAACACTTCTAGTAGCAGTTGCTACTATCGCACACAGATCAGGTGAGATAAGTGATTATTCTTACTCATCTTTTATCCTAGCAAGCCTAGCTCAAGCTATAATAGGGACAATAATTATAAAATTTCTAATGCAATCAAGAAGTAAGGAGTAA
- a CDS encoding citrate synthase produces the protein MPSNTATLTDNRTGKSYEFPILKGTMGPDVIDISTFFSDTGMFTFDRGYTSTAMCRSAITYIDGLKGELMYRGYDIAYLAENKTFLDVAYLLLNKEIPTNDQYINFKTELKKRSFIHEGMMKLFDAFPDKAHPMAILQAAVSALSAFYSDHLNMDKPEEYHEMAMRIIAKIPTIAAFSYRYSRGLPIIYPNLDRGFTENFLYMMRGYPYEHVDLKPIEIKALDTVFMLHADHEQNASTTTVRTVGSTHAHPYACISAGIGALWGWAHGGANEGVIRQLEEIGSVANVDRYIARAKDKNDPFRLMGFGHRVYKNFDPRAKVLKKMRDQLMDEIGINSELIKIANRIEEIALNDDYFVSRNLYPNVDFHSGLILKALGIPNNMFAVIFVIGRTPGWISQWIELKEQDTIKIVRPRQLYVGETNRTPK, from the coding sequence ATGCCATCAAATACAGCTACGCTAACTGATAACAGAACCGGCAAGAGTTACGAGTTTCCTATACTAAAAGGCACTATGGGACCTGACGTGATAGACATCTCGACATTTTTTAGTGATACTGGAATGTTTACTTTTGACAGAGGTTATACTTCAACTGCGATGTGTCGCTCAGCGATAACTTATATAGACGGCTTAAAAGGCGAACTAATGTATAGAGGTTATGATATCGCGTATTTGGCCGAAAATAAGACATTTTTAGACGTGGCATATTTACTCTTAAACAAAGAGATTCCAACAAATGATCAGTATATAAATTTTAAAACCGAGCTTAAAAAAAGAAGCTTTATACATGAAGGCATGATGAAGCTATTTGACGCATTTCCAGATAAGGCGCACCCTATGGCGATATTGCAAGCAGCAGTCTCAGCCCTAAGTGCCTTTTACTCAGATCACCTAAATATGGATAAACCTGAAGAGTATCACGAGATGGCTATGCGTATAATCGCTAAAATTCCAACGATCGCGGCCTTTAGTTACCGCTACTCACGCGGACTTCCTATCATCTATCCAAATTTAGATCGTGGCTTTACTGAAAATTTCCTCTACATGATGAGGGGCTATCCATATGAGCATGTCGATCTTAAGCCTATCGAGATCAAGGCACTTGACACGGTCTTTATGCTGCACGCAGATCACGAGCAAAATGCTTCAACAACGACTGTTAGAACCGTTGGCTCAACGCACGCTCACCCATACGCATGTATAAGTGCGGGCATCGGCGCACTTTGGGGCTGGGCTCACGGCGGGGCAAACGAGGGAGTTATACGTCAGCTTGAAGAGATAGGCTCTGTAGCAAATGTCGATAGATACATCGCTAGAGCAAAGGATAAAAATGATCCATTTAGGCTAATGGGCTTTGGCCACAGGGTCTATAAAAATTTTGATCCTCGCGCAAAAGTGCTCAAAAAAATGAGAGATCAACTCATGGACGAGATAGGCATCAACTCAGAGCTTATTAAAATCGCAAACCGCATAGAAGAGATCGCGCTAAATGATGACTATTTTGTGAGTAGAAATTTATATCCAAATGTTGATTTTCACTCAGGGCTCATCCTAAAGGCGCTTGGCATACCAAATAATATGTTTGCCGTCATCTTCGTCATCGGCAGGACTCCAGGCTGGATCAGTCAGTGGATCGAGCTAAAAGAGCAAGACACGATAAAGATAGTCCGCCCAAGACAGCTTTATGTTGGAGAGACAAACAGAACACCAAAATGA
- a CDS encoding 3'(2'),5'-bisphosphate nucleotidase CysQ family protein: protein MSELLNLAKKAAVNAGAQIMKFYSADNTALKVCLKDDSSPLTSADLAANEAIIKILSKSGIKICSEESILQESDKDEFWLVDPLDGTKEFLARNGEFCVCIALIKKARPMLGVIFIPVSKELFYVDENGAFKEILDDNDEIIKRVDLNKKDKNLDNLIFSSRRGDAKEIEFIGQSLNFEQRCIGSAIKFCRLVEFGGAYLRFAPSYLWDNAAGDALVNFCGGKVFDANSGKEMSYKLANLKSPFFIALSKNTLNLKDKITQLYKQSKI from the coding sequence ATGAGTGAGCTTCTAAATTTAGCTAAAAAAGCAGCCGTTAATGCTGGAGCGCAAATAATGAAATTTTACTCTGCAGATAATACGGCTCTTAAAGTCTGCCTAAAAGATGACAGCTCGCCACTAACTAGCGCTGATCTAGCTGCAAATGAAGCGATAATAAAAATTCTAAGCAAAAGTGGGATAAAAATTTGCTCTGAAGAGAGTATCTTGCAAGAAAGCGATAAAGACGAGTTTTGGCTCGTAGATCCTCTTGATGGCACGAAAGAATTTCTAGCTAGAAATGGCGAATTTTGCGTTTGCATAGCGCTTATAAAGAAAGCTAGACCGATGCTTGGCGTGATATTTATCCCAGTTAGTAAAGAGCTTTTTTACGTTGATGAAAATGGCGCTTTTAAAGAAATTTTAGATGACAATGATGAAATCATAAAGAGAGTTGATTTAAATAAAAAAGATAAAAATTTAGACAATCTAATCTTTTCAAGTAGAAGAGGCGATGCCAAAGAGATAGAATTTATAGGACAGAGCTTAAATTTTGAGCAAAGGTGCATCGGCTCAGCCATAAAATTTTGCCGTTTGGTTGAATTTGGCGGAGCTTATTTGAGATTTGCCCCAAGCTACCTTTGGGACAATGCTGCAGGAGATGCGCTCGTAAATTTTTGTGGCGGAAAAGTATTTGACGCTAATAGCGGCAAAGAGATGAGCTACAAGCTTGCTAATTTAAAAAGTCCATTTTTCATAGCTCTCTCAAAAAACACACTAAATCTAAAAGATAAAATCACACAGCTATATAAGCAAAGTAAAATTTAA
- a CDS encoding class I SAM-dependent methyltransferase, with amino-acid sequence MSQNSKIEKSYDELTYKSIAFAQSSPYRLEACATLLGITPPPCENARVLEIGCSFGGNLIPFAVNNKNAKVVGIDLSGEQIRRGQEIVKEMGLTNLELIHGDICEFKSDEKFDYIIAHGVFSWVPDFVKEAILKVVRENLSANGVAFISYNVYPGWKVKDIVRDIMLLAAKDKESMQERLKAAKEALLVYKEYLLTRNEEIYEGKIPLKMLLFITEHVLSKDDFYIAHEFLEYTNDPFYFKDFNAMLAKNELTYLCEYTLDDIFTPDVGTAIVDEYKNNKFKDRIDLEQFMDMISNKVFRQSLIVHSKTYESIANKQIGPSDINKIHVVADFIKKDNEWQDSYGAMPQDISWLCEVFYKMYPASINLSQILEILPEDKLMVYSAFVRILTNSSDAMILKDEQKNIEYRPGYSRLSQNLINYVRYFLNRKNNADIVFANKFSISRKLNNIDYYILLLLDGKNSLEDVAAKALKFIKENNEDIFDINGKVLKKDKVAANIMSYVLGTAKIASMLYLLEEI; translated from the coding sequence ATGAGCCAAAATAGCAAAATTGAGAAGTCTTATGATGAGCTAACTTATAAATCAATAGCTTTTGCCCAATCGTCGCCATATAGGCTTGAAGCTTGTGCGACACTTCTTGGCATAACTCCACCGCCATGCGAAAATGCAAGAGTTTTAGAGATAGGATGTAGCTTCGGTGGAAATTTGATCCCATTTGCAGTAAACAACAAAAATGCAAAAGTAGTTGGCATAGATCTTAGTGGCGAGCAGATAAGGCGCGGACAAGAGATCGTTAAAGAAATGGGGCTTACAAATTTAGAGCTTATACACGGCGATATTTGCGAATTTAAAAGTGATGAGAAATTTGACTATATCATTGCTCATGGTGTTTTTAGCTGGGTGCCTGACTTTGTAAAAGAAGCTATATTAAAAGTCGTAAGAGAGAATTTAAGTGCAAATGGCGTGGCATTTATCTCTTATAATGTTTATCCTGGCTGGAAAGTAAAAGATATCGTAAGGGATATAATGCTACTTGCCGCAAAAGATAAAGAGAGCATGCAAGAGAGGTTAAAAGCAGCCAAAGAAGCACTTTTAGTCTATAAAGAATATTTGCTAACAAGAAATGAAGAAATTTATGAGGGAAAAATACCCCTTAAGATGCTTCTTTTCATAACAGAACATGTGCTCTCAAAAGATGATTTTTACATAGCTCATGAGTTTTTAGAATATACAAATGATCCATTTTATTTTAAAGATTTTAATGCCATGCTTGCCAAAAATGAGCTTACTTATCTTTGTGAGTATACGCTTGATGATATTTTTACCCCAGATGTTGGCACAGCCATAGTAGATGAATACAAAAATAATAAGTTTAAGGACAGAATCGATCTAGAGCAATTCATGGATATGATTAGCAACAAAGTATTTAGACAAAGCCTAATAGTCCATAGCAAGACTTATGAGAGCATAGCCAATAAACAAATAGGCCCAAGCGATATCAATAAAATTCACGTTGTGGCAGATTTTATAAAGAAAGATAATGAGTGGCAAGATAGTTATGGCGCTATGCCACAAGACATATCATGGCTTTGTGAGGTCTTTTATAAGATGTATCCAGCCAGCATAAACCTTTCTCAGATTTTAGAAATTTTGCCAGAAGATAAGCTTATGGTTTATAGCGCCTTTGTAAGAATTTTAACAAACTCGTCTGATGCAATGATCTTAAAAGATGAGCAAAAAAATATCGAGTATAGGCCCGGCTATTCAAGGCTTAGTCAAAATTTAATAAATTATGTAAGATATTTTTTAAATCGTAAAAATAATGCCGATATTGTTTTTGCTAATAAATTTAGCATCTCAAGGAAGCTTAACAATATCGATTATTACATACTTTTATTGCTTGATGGTAAAAATAGCTTAGAAGATGTCGCAGCAAAAGCTTTGAAATTTATTAAAGAGAACAACGAAGATATATTTGACATAAATGGCAAAGTGCTTAAAAAAGATAAAGTCGCAGCAAACATAATGAGCTACGTGCTAGGCACAGCAAAAATAGCTAGTATGCTTTATCTGCTAGAAGAAATTTAA
- a CDS encoding redoxin family protein: MIKVPTSIYLNTLDGKEFDFSAFARTHDCVIFIYPKIGEDFGLLSEQLQNTAGMKGCTKQAINYKKFLKGFNDLGFMVVAISSQDIAAQKKFQEETSAGVMFLNDSEFMLERALELPVFSASNGHKFYFRQTLIIKDGKIRRAYIVDDPENDAKNMLEKIKEKDY; this comes from the coding sequence ATGATAAAAGTGCCTACAAGTATATATTTAAATACCTTAGATGGTAAGGAATTTGATTTTTCCGCCTTTGCAAGGACACACGACTGCGTTATTTTCATCTATCCAAAGATAGGCGAGGACTTTGGTCTTTTAAGCGAGCAATTACAAAATACTGCGGGCATGAAGGGCTGCACCAAACAAGCGATAAACTACAAGAAATTTTTAAAAGGTTTTAACGATCTTGGTTTTATGGTAGTTGCCATTAGCTCACAAGATATCGCAGCTCAAAAGAAATTTCAAGAAGAGACTTCGGCTGGAGTCATGTTTCTAAACGATAGTGAGTTTATGCTTGAAAGGGCGCTTGAGCTTCCGGTTTTTTCTGCATCAAATGGACATAAATTTTACTTTAGACAAACACTCATCATAAAAGATGGCAAGATAAGGCGCGCATATATAGTGGATGATCCTGAGAATGATGCTAAAAATATGCTAGAAAAAATCAAAGAAAAAGACTACTAG
- the modB gene encoding molybdate ABC transporter permease subunit: protein MIDELKSIDYEPFWLSLKLSFITTFILFFVCIALAYFMSQKKFFGKSFLESVISLPLVLPPSVLGFYLLIFLSPYSAFGKFIEEIFGVRLVFNFTGLVVASCIYSLPFMFGPIYAGLNSLKKSLFEASYSLGKNKLTTIFRVILPSIRSNLLTSTVVSFAHTMGEFGVVLMIGGSVAGESKVASIAIFEAVEMLDYTKAHIYALLMLIISFFVLFVVYLLNSKKA, encoded by the coding sequence ATGATAGACGAGTTAAAAAGTATCGATTACGAGCCATTTTGGCTATCACTAAAATTATCTTTTATAACAACTTTTATTTTATTTTTTGTCTGCATCGCACTTGCCTATTTTATGTCTCAAAAGAAATTTTTTGGCAAGTCGTTTTTAGAGTCGGTAATCTCACTACCCTTGGTCTTGCCACCAAGTGTTCTTGGCTTTTATCTGCTCATTTTTCTTTCGCCTTATTCGGCCTTTGGTAAATTTATTGAAGAAATTTTTGGAGTTAGGCTTGTTTTTAACTTCACAGGTCTTGTTGTGGCAAGTTGTATCTATTCATTGCCATTTATGTTTGGGCCGATTTATGCTGGGCTAAATAGCCTAAAAAAGAGCCTTTTTGAAGCAAGTTATAGCCTTGGTAAAAATAAGCTCACGACTATTTTTAGGGTGATTTTGCCAAGTATCAGATCAAATTTATTAACATCTACTGTCGTTAGCTTTGCTCACACCATGGGTGAGTTTGGTGTTGTTTTAATGATAGGTGGTAGCGTAGCTGGAGAGAGTAAGGTTGCGAGCATTGCGATATTTGAAGCGGTTGAAATGCTTGATTACACCAAGGCTCATATCTATGCACTTTTGATGCTAATAATTAGCTTTTTTGTCCTTTTCGTAGTTTATCTTTTAAATTCTAAAAAAGCTTAA